A genomic segment from Necator americanus strain Aroian chromosome III, whole genome shotgun sequence encodes:
- a CDS encoding hypothetical protein (NECATOR_CHRIII.G9152.T1), which produces MIYGLEKWKAPPTMIEKLVCMEGEALRRKLEYLLMVCHNEELCLEMDVACWRMSRVKYQHITPSSEIGKNKTGARLLAFGDRGQHPRCVILLMSTMFSSEARAYPRSDAHCPRPGNAANMRGLPARGRSRPKKLVLHRQQHPVRLATLNVGTLTGRSRELADSLRKRRFDICCVQETRWKGSKSRELGDGYKLIYHSTSNRNGVGIILNESFRNSVTAVDRLLDRLMTVKVDQRRSGIASCICLCATDGLIDARLCTADAMDRTKWKTRSRKADPATTLGRRRRRLHLLN; this is translated from the coding sequence ATGATCTATGGATTGGAGAAGTGGAAAGCGCCGCCAACGATGATAGAGAAGCTTGTCTGCATGGAAGGTGAGGCGCTCAGACGGAAGCTTGAATACTTACTAatggtgtgccataacgaagaactttgcTTAGAAATGGATGTGGCGTGCTGGCGAATGTCGCGAGTGAAATATCAACATATTACTCCATCTTctgaaataggaaaaaataaaaccggtgccaggctgctagctttcGGGGAtagaggacaacacccccgttgcgtcatactgctaatgtctactatgttttcttcagaagctagggcgtaccccagaagcgacgcgcattgtcctcgcccgggcaatgcggcaaatatgcgagggctaccggctagaggacggagccggccaaagaagttagtcctccatcgccagcaacatccagtgcgcttggcaacacttaacgttgggacgctcactggaagaagtcgtgaactggctgacagtctcagaaaacgccgttttgacatatgttgtgtacaggagactcgctggaaaggctccaagtcaagggaattaggcgatggctacaagctcatctaccacAGCACATCAAATCGTaatggcgttggtatcatattgaacgagtcgtttagaaatagcgtcacagcggtggatcgactattgGATCGCTTGATGACTGTAAAAGTAGATCAAAGGAGAAGTGGAATCGCGAGTTGtatctgcttatgcgccacagatgggctgatagatgcgcgtttatgtacggctgatgcaatggatagaaccaaatggaagacaagaagcagaaaggcggaccctgcaacaacgctaggaagaagaagaagaagactcCACCTTCTGAATTAG